One genomic region from Pararge aegeria chromosome 14, ilParAegt1.1, whole genome shotgun sequence encodes:
- the LOC120629334 gene encoding lactosylceramide 4-alpha-galactosyltransferase-like, whose translation MYKRRTFVLRCIISNSKYVIHLPILALFTFILRTLTGQEQEHEMSCPFVNSNSTLPVLERSSNLPSRSIFMYATSCPGNLTARQHCSIESAAITHPEWQINVVFTSPTVPSENLTHENFNNVKFWSINIKEFCKGTPLGDLIIDVLPKCSRNRVSISLDVLKYLTLAQWGGIYLDIDMVVAQPLRSLARNWATRESDDTVGEGVLAFSRDAVGRKLSGIAVNEMQSILCRGDCIHTWQPTVMTKVLKKVCSTPDTLYMSSATCNGFEIYGPEFFHPIPEVRAIEYFVPGELWTTNAYAYNLWDHSTKDYKVMRSSPLTKLAKRFCPLTFKMYSDQFGF comes from the exons ATGTACAAGAGGAGAACATTCGTGCTACGTTGCATAATAAGTAACTCCAAATACGTCATACATTTGCCTATTTTGGCACTTTTCACATTCATATTACGTACTTTAACGGGACAGGAGCAAGAACATGAAATGTCCTGCCCCTTTGTAAATAGCAATAGCACTTTACCCGTATTAGAAAGAAGTTCTAATCTACCCTCGCGGTCCATTTTTATGTACGCGACCTCTTGCCCTGGAAATTTGACTGCAAGACAGCACTGCTCTATAGAATCTGCCGCTATAACGCACCCTGAGTGGCAAATCAACGTTGTATTTACCAGCCCAACTGTACCTTCGGAAAATTTGACTCACGAGaactttaataatgtaaaattttggAGCATTAATATCAAAGAATTCTGTAAGGGGACACCTTTGGGGGATTTAATAATTGATGTCTTGCCAAAATGTAGTCGTAATCGTGTTTCAATAAGTCTGGATGTGTTGAAATATTTAACGCTGGCTCAATGGGGTGGGATATACTTGGACATAGATATGGTGGTTGCACAGCCTTTGCGATCTTTGGCAAGGAATTGGGCGACCAGAGAGAGCGATGATACAGTTGGGGAAGGTGTCTTGGCTTTTTCCAGGGACGCTGTTGGAAGAAAATTATCTGGAATCGCTGTCAA TGAAATGCAATCGATTTTATGTAGAGGTGACTGCATTCATACATGGCAACCGACGGTCATGACCAAAgttctgaaaaaagtttgttCGACCCCAGACACCTTGTACATGTCCTCTGCTACGTGTAATG gCTTTGAAATATATGGTCCAGAGTTTTTCCACCCCATACCAGAAGTCCGGGCCATTGAATATTTCGTCCCAGGAGAATTATGGACTACAAACGCATATGCCTACAATTTGTGGGACCACAGTACCAAGGACTACAAAGTTATGAGAAGTTCTCCACTAACCAAACTAGCGAAAAGATTCTGCCCTTTgacttttaaaatgtattctGATCAATTCGGGTTCTAA
- the LOC120629258 gene encoding lactosylceramide 4-alpha-galactosyltransferase-like, protein MYKRRTFVLRCIISNSKYVIHLPILALFTFILRTLTGQEQEHEMSCPFVNSNSTLPVLERSSNLPSRSIFMYATSCPGNLTARQHCSIESAAITHPEWQINVVFTSPTVPSENLTHENFNNVKFWSINIKEFCKGTPLGDLIIDVLPKCSRNRVSISLDVLKYLTLAQWGGIYLDIDMVVAQPLRSLARNWATRESDDTVGEGVLAFSRDAVGRKLSGIAVNEMQSILCRGDCIHTWQPTVMTKVLKKVCSTPDTLYMSSATCNGFEIYGPEFFHPIPEVRAIEYFVPGELWTTNAYAYNLWDHSTKDYKVMRSSPLTKLAKRFCPLTFKMYSDQFGF, encoded by the exons ATGTACAAGAGGAGAACATTCGTGCTACGTTGCATAATAAGTAACTCCAAATACGTCATACATTTGCCTATTTTGGCACTTTTCACATTCATATTACGTACTTTAACGGGACAGGAGCAAGAACATGAAATGTCCTGCCCCTTTGTAAATAGCAATAGCACTTTACCCGTATTAGAAAGAAGTTCTAATCTACCCTCGCGGTCCATTTTTATGTACGCGACCTCTTGCCCTGGAAATTTGACTGCAAGACAGCACTGCTCTATAGAATCTGCCGCTATAACGCACCCTGAGTGGCAAATCAACGTTGTATTTACCAGCCCAACTGTACCTTCGGAAAATTTGACTCACGAGaactttaataatgtaaaattttggAGCATTAATATCAAAGAATTCTGTAAGGGGACACCTTTGGGGGATTTAATAATTGATGTCTTGCCAAAATGTAGTCGTAATCGTGTTTCAATAAGTCTGGATGTGTTGAAATATTTAACGCTGGCTCAATGGGGTGGGATATACTTGGACATAGATATGGTGGTTGCACAGCCTTTGCGATCTTTGGCAAGGAATTGGGCGACCAGAGAGAGCGATGATACAGTTGGGGAAGGTGTCTTGGCTTTTTCCAGGGACGCTGTTGGAAGAAAATTATCTGGAATCGCTGTCAA TGAAATGCAATCGATTTTATGTAGAGGTGACTGCATTCATACATGGCAACCGACGGTCATGACCAAAgttctgaaaaaagtttgttCGACCCCAGACACCTTGTACATGTCCTCTGCTACGTGTAATG gCTTTGAAATATATGGTCCAGAGTTTTTCCACCCCATACCAGAAGTCCGGGCCATTGAATATTTCGTCCCAGGAGAATTATGGACTACAAACGCATATGCCTACAATTTGTGGGACCACAGTACCAAGGACTACAAAGTAATGAGAAGTTCTCCACTAACCAAACTAGCGAAAAGATTCTGCCCTTTgacttttaaaatgtattctGATCAATTCGGGTTCTAA